In Cynocephalus volans isolate mCynVol1 chromosome 16, mCynVol1.pri, whole genome shotgun sequence, the following proteins share a genomic window:
- the TMEM94 gene encoding transmembrane protein 94 isoform X4: MDLKEKHLGEPPLALGLSTRKALSILKEQLEVVLEEHLKERKKGLTWKEVWKSSFLHHSNRCSCFHWPGAWLMLLAVLLLLGCSGGQPAGSHGVELVNASALFLLLLLNLVLIGRQDRLKRREVERRLRGIIDQIQDALRDGKEIKWPNALYPDLHMPFAPSWSLHWAYRDGHLVNLPVSLLVEGDIIALRPGQESFASLRGIKDDEHIVLEPGDLFPPFSPPPSPRGEVKKGPQNPQQHRLFRVLETPVIDNIRWCLDMALSRPVTALDNERFTVQSVMLHYAVPVVLASFLITNALRFMFSAPGVTSWQYTLLQLQVNGVLPILPLLFPVLWVLATACGEARVLAQMSKASPSSLLAKFSEDTLSSYTEAVSSQEMLRCIWGHFLRVIKGTSPTLSHSSSLLHSLGSVTVLCCIDKQGILSWPNPSPETVLFFSGKVEPPHSSHEDLTDDLSTRSFCHAEVEEEPHERDALLAGSLNNPPHISNEQERSDWPGDGPKAPEPYSHHKVHGRSKHPSGSNVSFSRDTEGGEDEPSKPGMEGEPYEAEDFVCDYHLEMLSLSQDQQNPSCIQFDDSNWQLHLTSLKPLGLNVLLNLCNASVTERLCRFSDHLCNIALQESHSAVLPVHVPWGLCELARLIGFTPGAKDLFKQENHLALYRLPSAETVKETSLGRLSCVTKRRPPLSHMISLFIKDTTTSTEQMLSHGTADVVLEACTDFWDGADIYPLSGSDRKKVLDFYQRACLSGYCSAFAYKPMNCALSSQLNGKCIELVQVPGQSSIFTMCELPSTVPIKQNTRRNSWSSDEGIGEVLEKEDCMQALSGQIFMGMVSSQYQARLDIVRLIDGLVNACIRFVYFSLEDELKSKVFAEKMGLETGWNCHISLTPNGDMPGSEIPPSSPSHAGSLHDELNQVSRDDVEGLLLMEEEGHSDLISFQPTDSDIPSFLEDCNRAKLPRGIHQVRPHLQNIDNVPLLVPLFTDCTPETMCEMIKIMQEYGEVTCCLGSSANLRNSCLFLQSDISIALDPLYPSRCSWETFGYATSTSMAQASDGLSPLQLSGQLNSLPCSLTFRQEETISIIRLIEQARHATYGIRKCFLFLLQCQLTLVVIQFLSCLVQLPPLLSTTDILWLSCFCYPLLSISLLGKPPHSSIMSMATGKNLQSIPKKTQHYFLLCFLIKFSLTVSSCLVCFGFTLQSFCDSSHARNLTNCSSIILRSNDNRAPAWFEDFANGLLSAQKLTAALIVLHTVFISITHVHRTKPLWRKSPLTNLWWAVTVPVVLLGQVVQTAVDLQLWTHRDGHIHFGLEDVPLLTWLLGCLSLVLVVVTNEIVKLHEIRVRVRYQKRQKLQFETKLGMNSPF, translated from the exons ATGGACCTGAAGGAGAAGCATCTG GGAGAACCCCCCTTGGCCCTGGGCCTGTCCACCCGGAAGGCCCTGAGCATCCTGAAGGAGCAGCTGGAGGTGGTGCTGGAAGAACACctcaaagagaggaagaaaggtcTTACGTGGAAG GAGGTGTGGAAAAGCAGCTTCCTGCACCACAGTAACCGCTGCTCCTGTTTCCACTGGCCCGGGGCCTGGCTCATGCTGCTGGCCGTGCTCCTGCTGCTGGGTTGCTCTGGGGGCCAGCCGGCGGGGAG CCATGGGGTGGAGCTGGTGAACGCCTCAGCCTTGTTCCTGTTGCTGCTTCTTAACCTTGTCCTCATCGGGCGGCAAGATCGGCTGAAGCGTCGGGAGGTGGAGCGGAGGCTGCGAGGGATCATTGACCAAATCCAAG ATGCCCTCAGGGATGGCAAGGAGATCAAGTGGCCAAATGCCCTATATCCAGACCTCCACATGCCATTTGCACCATCCTGGTCCCTGCACTGGGCCTACAGAGACGGACACCTGGTCAACCTGCCAGTTAGCCTATTGGTAGAAGGAGACATCATAGCTCTGAGGCCTGGCCAGGAATCATTCGCCTCTTTGAGGGGGATCAAG GATGATGAGCACATTGTCTTGGAGCCGGGAGACCTGTTCCCCCCTTTCTCTCCACCCCCCTCGCCCCGGGGAGAGGTGAAGAAAGGGCCACAGAACCCCCAGCAGCACCGGCTCTTCCGTGTCCTTGAGACCCCTGTCATTGACAACATCAG ATGGTGCCTGGACATGGCCCTGTCCCGCCCAGTCACCGCTCTGGACAATGAGAGGTTCACAGTGCAGTCCGTGATGCTGCACTATGCAGTGCCCGTGGTCCTG GCCAGCTTCCTCATCACCAATGCCCTGCGCTTCATGTTCAGTGCCCCTGGAGTCACTTCCTGGCAGTACACGCTCCTCCAGCTGCAG GTGAATGGCGTCCTGCCCATCCTCCCCCTGCTCTTTCCAGTCCTCTGGGTGCTGGCAACTGCCTGTGGAGAAGCCCGTGTCCTGGCCCAGATGAGCAAGGCCTCGCCCAGCTCCCTG CTGGCCAAGTTCTCAGAGGATACTCTCAGCAGCTACACAGAAGCTGTCTCCTCTCAG GAAATGCTACGCTGTATTTGGGGCCACTTCCTGAGGGTGATCAAAGGGACGTCACCAACGCTGAGCCATAGTTCCAGCCTGCTGCACAGTTTGGGCTCTGTCACG GTCCTGTGCTGCATAGACAAACAGGGGATCCTTTCATGGCCAAATCCCAGCCCAGAGACTGTGCTGTTCTTCAGTGGGAAGGTGGAGCCCCCTCACAGCAGCCATGAGGACCTCACAGATGACCTGTCTACTCGTTCCTTCTGCCATGCTGAGGTAGAGGAGGAG CCCCATGAACGAGATGCCCTCCTGGCTGGCTCCCTGAACAACCCCCCGCACATTTCCAACGAGCAGGAGCGTAGTGACTGGCCTGGTGATGGCCCCAAGGCCCCTGAGCCTTACTCTCACCACAAAGTGCATGGCCGCAGCAAGCACCCGTCTGGCTCCAACGTGAGCTTCAGCAGGGACACTGAAGGTGGTGAAGACGAGCCCAGCAAG CCAGGGATGGAGGGCGAACCCTATGAAGCAGAGGACTTTGTGTGTGACTACCACTTGGAGATGCTGAGCCTGTCCCAGGACCAGCAGAATCCCTCCTGCATCCAGTTCGACGACTCCAACTGGCAGCTGCATCTCACCTCCCTCAAGCCCCTGGGCCTCAACGTGCTGCTGAACCTGTGCAATGCCAGCGTCACCGAGCGCCTATGCCGGTTCTCAGACCACCTGTGCAACATCGCCCTGCAGGAGAGCCACAGCGCCGTGCTGCCAGTGCACGTGCCCTGGGGCCTTTGTGAACTTGCCCGCCTCATCG GCTTCACTCCTGGAGCCAAGGATCTCTTCAAGCAGGAGAACCACCTTGCACTGTACCGCCTCCCCAGCGCTGAGACAGTGAAGGAGACCTCACTGGGGCGTCTCTCCTGCGTCACCAAGCGACGCCCTCCCCTCAGCCACATGATCAGCCTCTTCATCAAGGACACCACAACCA gcACAGAGCAGATGCTGTCCCATGGCACAGCCGACGTGGTCTTGGAGGCCTGCACAGACTTCTGGGATGGAGCTGACATCTACCCTCTTTCTGGTTCCGACAG AAAGAAAGTGCTGGATTTCTACCAGCGAGCCTGCCTGTCGGGTTATTGCTCCGCCTTCGCCTACAAGCCCATGAACTGCGCCCTGTCCTCTCAGCTCAATGGCAAGTGCATCGAGCTTGTGCAGGTGCCCGGCCAGAGCAGTATCTTCACCATGTGCGAGCTGCCCAGCACTGTCCCCATTAAGCAGAACACCCGCCGCAACAGCTGGAGCTCTGACG AAGGGATCGGGGAGGtgctggagaaggaagactgCATGCAGGCCCTGAGTGGCCAGATCTTCATGGGCATGGTGTCCTCTCAGTACCAGGCCCGGCTGGACATTGTACGCCTTATTGATGGGCTGGTCAATGCCTGCATCCGCTTTGTCTACTTCTCTTTGGAGGATGAGCTCAAAAGCAAG GTGTTTGCAGAAAAGATGGGCCTGGAGACAGGCTGGAACTGCCATATCTCCCTCACGCCCAATGGTGACATGCCTGGCTCTGAGATCCCCCCTTCCAGCCCCAGCCATGCAGGCTCCCTGCATGATGAGCTGAATCAGG TGTCCCGAGATGATGTGGAAGGGCTTCTCCTCATGGAGGAGGAGGGTCACTCGGACCTTATCAGCTTCCAGCCTACAGACAGTGACATCCCCAGCTTCCTGGAGGACTGCAACCGG GCTAAGCTGCCCCGGGGTATCCACCAGGTGCGGCCCCACCTGCAGAACATTGACAATGTGCCTCTGCTAGTGCCCCTCTTCACCGACTGTACCCCCGAAA CCATGTGTGAGATGATAAAGATCATGCAGGAGTATGGGGAGGTGACCTGCTGCCTGGGCAGCTCTGCCAACCTGCGGAACAGCTGCCTCTTCCTCCAGAGTGATATCAG CATTGCCCTGGATCCCCTGTACCCATCCCGGTGCTCCTGGGAGACCTTTGGCTACGCCACCAGCACCAGCATGGCCCAGGCTTCGGATGGCCTTTCTCCCCTGCAGCTATCAGGGCAGCTCAACAGCCTGCCCTGCTCCCTGACCTTTCGCCAGGAGGAGACTATCAGCATCATCCGGCTCATCGAGCAG GCTCGTCATGCCACCTACGGTATCCGTAAGTGCTTCCTCTTCCTGCTGCAGTGCCAGCTGACTCTCGTGGTCATCCAG TTCCTTTCTTGCCTGGTACAGCTGCCTCCTCTCCTGAGTACCACCGACATCCTGTGGCTGTCCTGCTTTTGCTACCCTCTGCTCAG CATCTCTCTGCTGGGGAAACCCCCCCATAGCTCTATCATGTCTATGGCTACAGGGAAGAATCTTCAATCCATTCCTAAGAAG ACCCAGCACTACTTCCTGCTCTGCTTCTTGATCAAGTTCAGCCTCACTGTCAGCTCGTGCCTCGTTTGCTTCGGCTTCACACTGCAGAGCTTCTGTGACAGCTCCCACGCCCGCAACCTCACCAATTGCTCCTCCATCATACTGCGCAG CAATGACAACAGGGCTCCAGCGTGGTTTGAGGACTTTGCCAATGGGCTGCTGTCAGCCCAGAAGCTCACCGCTGCCCTGATTGTCCTGCACACTG TCTTCATTTCCATCACCCACGTGCATCGCACCAAGCCCCTGTGGAGAAAGAGCCCCTTGACAAACCTCTGGTGGGCTGTGACAGTACCTGTGGT GTTGCTGGGTCAGGTGGTCCAGACAGCGGTGGACCTGCAGCTGTGGACCCACAGGGACGGCCACATCCATTTTGGTCTGGAGGACGTGCCCCTGCTGACATGGCTCCTAGGCTGCCTGTCCCTGGTCCTTGTGGTAGTCACCAATGAGATTGTAAAGCTGCATGAGATTCG GGTTCGGGTCCGCTACCAGAAACGACAGAAGCTGCAGTTTGAAACTAAGCTGGGTATGAACTCTCCCTTCTGA
- the TMEM94 gene encoding transmembrane protein 94 isoform X3: protein MGRCCDCNSLAGVCTCWGGAFLFGVTTFLWACLQYSGPMDLKEKHLGEPPLALGLSTRKALSILKEQLEVVLEEHLKERKKGLTWKEVWKSSFLHHSNRCSCFHWPGAWLMLLAVLLLLGCSGGQPAGSHGVELVNASALFLLLLLNLVLIGRQDRLKRREVERRLRGIIDQIQDALRDGKEIKWPNALYPDLHMPFAPSWSLHWAYRDGHLVNLPVSLLVEGDIIALRPGQESFASLRGIKDDEHIVLEPGDLFPPFSPPPSPRGEVKKGPQNPQQHRLFRVLETPVIDNIRWCLDMALSRPVTALDNERFTVQSVMLHYAVPVVLASFLITNALRFMFSAPGVTSWQYTLLQLQVNGVLPILPLLFPVLWVLATACGEARVLAQMSKASPSSLLAKFSEDTLSSYTEAVSSQEMLRCIWGHFLRVIKGTSPTLSHSSSLLHSLGSVTVLCCIDKQGILSWPNPSPETVLFFSGKVEPPHSSHEDLTDDLSTRSFCHAEPHERDALLAGSLNNPPHISNEQERSDWPGDGPKAPEPYSHHKVHGRSKHPSGSNVSFSRDTEGGEDEPSKPGMEGEPYEAEDFVCDYHLEMLSLSQDQQNPSCIQFDDSNWQLHLTSLKPLGLNVLLNLCNASVTERLCRFSDHLCNIALQESHSAVLPVHVPWGLCELARLIGFTPGAKDLFKQENHLALYRLPSAETVKETSLGRLSCVTKRRPPLSHMISLFIKDTTTSTEQMLSHGTADVVLEACTDFWDGADIYPLSGSDRKKVLDFYQRACLSGYCSAFAYKPMNCALSSQLNGKCIELVQVPGQSSIFTMCELPSTVPIKQNTRRNSWSSDEGIGEVLEKEDCMQALSGQIFMGMVSSQYQARLDIVRLIDGLVNACIRFVYFSLEDELKSKVFAEKMGLETGWNCHISLTPNGDMPGSEIPPSSPSHAGSLHDELNQVSRDDVEGLLLMEEEGHSDLISFQPTDSDIPSFLEDCNRAKLPRGIHQVRPHLQNIDNVPLLVPLFTDCTPETMCEMIKIMQEYGEVTCCLGSSANLRNSCLFLQSDISIALDPLYPSRCSWETFGYATSTSMAQASDGLSPLQLSGQLNSLPCSLTFRQEETISIIRLIEQARHATYGIRKCFLFLLQCQLTLVVIQFLSCLVQLPPLLSTTDILWLSCFCYPLLSISLLGKPPHSSIMSMATGKNLQSIPKKTQHYFLLCFLIKFSLTVSSCLVCFGFTLQSFCDSSHARNLTNCSSIILRSNDNRAPAWFEDFANGLLSAQKLTAALIVLHTVFISITHVHRTKPLWRKSPLTNLWWAVTVPVVLLGQVVQTAVDLQLWTHRDGHIHFGLEDVPLLTWLLGCLSLVLVVVTNEIVKLHEIRVRVRYQKRQKLQFETKLGMNSPF from the exons ATGCTGTGACTGTAACAGTCTCGCTGGGGTTTGTACATGTTGGGGAGGAGCCTTCCTTTTTGGGGTGACCACATTCCTCTGGGCATGCCTGCAGTACTCTGGGCCCATGGACCTGAAGGAGAAGCATCTG GGAGAACCCCCCTTGGCCCTGGGCCTGTCCACCCGGAAGGCCCTGAGCATCCTGAAGGAGCAGCTGGAGGTGGTGCTGGAAGAACACctcaaagagaggaagaaaggtcTTACGTGGAAG GAGGTGTGGAAAAGCAGCTTCCTGCACCACAGTAACCGCTGCTCCTGTTTCCACTGGCCCGGGGCCTGGCTCATGCTGCTGGCCGTGCTCCTGCTGCTGGGTTGCTCTGGGGGCCAGCCGGCGGGGAG CCATGGGGTGGAGCTGGTGAACGCCTCAGCCTTGTTCCTGTTGCTGCTTCTTAACCTTGTCCTCATCGGGCGGCAAGATCGGCTGAAGCGTCGGGAGGTGGAGCGGAGGCTGCGAGGGATCATTGACCAAATCCAAG ATGCCCTCAGGGATGGCAAGGAGATCAAGTGGCCAAATGCCCTATATCCAGACCTCCACATGCCATTTGCACCATCCTGGTCCCTGCACTGGGCCTACAGAGACGGACACCTGGTCAACCTGCCAGTTAGCCTATTGGTAGAAGGAGACATCATAGCTCTGAGGCCTGGCCAGGAATCATTCGCCTCTTTGAGGGGGATCAAG GATGATGAGCACATTGTCTTGGAGCCGGGAGACCTGTTCCCCCCTTTCTCTCCACCCCCCTCGCCCCGGGGAGAGGTGAAGAAAGGGCCACAGAACCCCCAGCAGCACCGGCTCTTCCGTGTCCTTGAGACCCCTGTCATTGACAACATCAG ATGGTGCCTGGACATGGCCCTGTCCCGCCCAGTCACCGCTCTGGACAATGAGAGGTTCACAGTGCAGTCCGTGATGCTGCACTATGCAGTGCCCGTGGTCCTG GCCAGCTTCCTCATCACCAATGCCCTGCGCTTCATGTTCAGTGCCCCTGGAGTCACTTCCTGGCAGTACACGCTCCTCCAGCTGCAG GTGAATGGCGTCCTGCCCATCCTCCCCCTGCTCTTTCCAGTCCTCTGGGTGCTGGCAACTGCCTGTGGAGAAGCCCGTGTCCTGGCCCAGATGAGCAAGGCCTCGCCCAGCTCCCTG CTGGCCAAGTTCTCAGAGGATACTCTCAGCAGCTACACAGAAGCTGTCTCCTCTCAG GAAATGCTACGCTGTATTTGGGGCCACTTCCTGAGGGTGATCAAAGGGACGTCACCAACGCTGAGCCATAGTTCCAGCCTGCTGCACAGTTTGGGCTCTGTCACG GTCCTGTGCTGCATAGACAAACAGGGGATCCTTTCATGGCCAAATCCCAGCCCAGAGACTGTGCTGTTCTTCAGTGGGAAGGTGGAGCCCCCTCACAGCAGCCATGAGGACCTCACAGATGACCTGTCTACTCGTTCCTTCTGCCATGCTGAG CCCCATGAACGAGATGCCCTCCTGGCTGGCTCCCTGAACAACCCCCCGCACATTTCCAACGAGCAGGAGCGTAGTGACTGGCCTGGTGATGGCCCCAAGGCCCCTGAGCCTTACTCTCACCACAAAGTGCATGGCCGCAGCAAGCACCCGTCTGGCTCCAACGTGAGCTTCAGCAGGGACACTGAAGGTGGTGAAGACGAGCCCAGCAAG CCAGGGATGGAGGGCGAACCCTATGAAGCAGAGGACTTTGTGTGTGACTACCACTTGGAGATGCTGAGCCTGTCCCAGGACCAGCAGAATCCCTCCTGCATCCAGTTCGACGACTCCAACTGGCAGCTGCATCTCACCTCCCTCAAGCCCCTGGGCCTCAACGTGCTGCTGAACCTGTGCAATGCCAGCGTCACCGAGCGCCTATGCCGGTTCTCAGACCACCTGTGCAACATCGCCCTGCAGGAGAGCCACAGCGCCGTGCTGCCAGTGCACGTGCCCTGGGGCCTTTGTGAACTTGCCCGCCTCATCG GCTTCACTCCTGGAGCCAAGGATCTCTTCAAGCAGGAGAACCACCTTGCACTGTACCGCCTCCCCAGCGCTGAGACAGTGAAGGAGACCTCACTGGGGCGTCTCTCCTGCGTCACCAAGCGACGCCCTCCCCTCAGCCACATGATCAGCCTCTTCATCAAGGACACCACAACCA gcACAGAGCAGATGCTGTCCCATGGCACAGCCGACGTGGTCTTGGAGGCCTGCACAGACTTCTGGGATGGAGCTGACATCTACCCTCTTTCTGGTTCCGACAG AAAGAAAGTGCTGGATTTCTACCAGCGAGCCTGCCTGTCGGGTTATTGCTCCGCCTTCGCCTACAAGCCCATGAACTGCGCCCTGTCCTCTCAGCTCAATGGCAAGTGCATCGAGCTTGTGCAGGTGCCCGGCCAGAGCAGTATCTTCACCATGTGCGAGCTGCCCAGCACTGTCCCCATTAAGCAGAACACCCGCCGCAACAGCTGGAGCTCTGACG AAGGGATCGGGGAGGtgctggagaaggaagactgCATGCAGGCCCTGAGTGGCCAGATCTTCATGGGCATGGTGTCCTCTCAGTACCAGGCCCGGCTGGACATTGTACGCCTTATTGATGGGCTGGTCAATGCCTGCATCCGCTTTGTCTACTTCTCTTTGGAGGATGAGCTCAAAAGCAAG GTGTTTGCAGAAAAGATGGGCCTGGAGACAGGCTGGAACTGCCATATCTCCCTCACGCCCAATGGTGACATGCCTGGCTCTGAGATCCCCCCTTCCAGCCCCAGCCATGCAGGCTCCCTGCATGATGAGCTGAATCAGG TGTCCCGAGATGATGTGGAAGGGCTTCTCCTCATGGAGGAGGAGGGTCACTCGGACCTTATCAGCTTCCAGCCTACAGACAGTGACATCCCCAGCTTCCTGGAGGACTGCAACCGG GCTAAGCTGCCCCGGGGTATCCACCAGGTGCGGCCCCACCTGCAGAACATTGACAATGTGCCTCTGCTAGTGCCCCTCTTCACCGACTGTACCCCCGAAA CCATGTGTGAGATGATAAAGATCATGCAGGAGTATGGGGAGGTGACCTGCTGCCTGGGCAGCTCTGCCAACCTGCGGAACAGCTGCCTCTTCCTCCAGAGTGATATCAG CATTGCCCTGGATCCCCTGTACCCATCCCGGTGCTCCTGGGAGACCTTTGGCTACGCCACCAGCACCAGCATGGCCCAGGCTTCGGATGGCCTTTCTCCCCTGCAGCTATCAGGGCAGCTCAACAGCCTGCCCTGCTCCCTGACCTTTCGCCAGGAGGAGACTATCAGCATCATCCGGCTCATCGAGCAG GCTCGTCATGCCACCTACGGTATCCGTAAGTGCTTCCTCTTCCTGCTGCAGTGCCAGCTGACTCTCGTGGTCATCCAG TTCCTTTCTTGCCTGGTACAGCTGCCTCCTCTCCTGAGTACCACCGACATCCTGTGGCTGTCCTGCTTTTGCTACCCTCTGCTCAG CATCTCTCTGCTGGGGAAACCCCCCCATAGCTCTATCATGTCTATGGCTACAGGGAAGAATCTTCAATCCATTCCTAAGAAG ACCCAGCACTACTTCCTGCTCTGCTTCTTGATCAAGTTCAGCCTCACTGTCAGCTCGTGCCTCGTTTGCTTCGGCTTCACACTGCAGAGCTTCTGTGACAGCTCCCACGCCCGCAACCTCACCAATTGCTCCTCCATCATACTGCGCAG CAATGACAACAGGGCTCCAGCGTGGTTTGAGGACTTTGCCAATGGGCTGCTGTCAGCCCAGAAGCTCACCGCTGCCCTGATTGTCCTGCACACTG TCTTCATTTCCATCACCCACGTGCATCGCACCAAGCCCCTGTGGAGAAAGAGCCCCTTGACAAACCTCTGGTGGGCTGTGACAGTACCTGTGGT GTTGCTGGGTCAGGTGGTCCAGACAGCGGTGGACCTGCAGCTGTGGACCCACAGGGACGGCCACATCCATTTTGGTCTGGAGGACGTGCCCCTGCTGACATGGCTCCTAGGCTGCCTGTCCCTGGTCCTTGTGGTAGTCACCAATGAGATTGTAAAGCTGCATGAGATTCG GGTTCGGGTCCGCTACCAGAAACGACAGAAGCTGCAGTTTGAAACTAAGCTGGGTATGAACTCTCCCTTCTGA